The Manis javanica isolate MJ-LG chromosome 4, MJ_LKY, whole genome shotgun sequence genome contains a region encoding:
- the HID1 gene encoding protein HID1 isoform X1 yields MGSADSKLNFRKAVIQLTTKTQPVEATDDAFWDQFWADTATSVQDVFALVPAAEIRAVREESPSNLATLCYKAVEKLVQGAESGCHLEKEKQIVLNCSRLLTRVLPYIFEDPDWRGFFWSTVPGAGRGGQGEDDDENARPLAESLLLAIADLLFCPDFTVQSHRRSTVDSAEDVHSLDSCEYIWEAGVGFAHSPQPNYIHDVNRMELLKLLLTCFSEAMYLPPAPDSGSTNPWVQFFCSSENRHTLPLFTSLLNTVCAYDPVGYGIPYNHLLFSDYREPLVEEAAQVLIVTLDHDSTTSTSPTVDGTTTGTAMDDADPPGPENLFVNYLSRIHREEDFQFILKGIARLLSNPLLQTYLPNSTKKIQFHQELLVLFWKLCDFNKVCWPQGRSHQQLGLPEKFLFFVLKSSDVLDILVPILYFLNDARADQSRVGLMHIGVFILLLLSGERNFGVRLNKPYSVRVPMDIPVFTGTHADLLIVVFHKIITSGHQRLQPLFDCLLTIVVNVSPYLKSLSMVAANKLLHLLEAFSTTWFLFSAAQNHHLVFFLLEVFNNIIQYQFDGNSNLVYAIIRKRSVFHQLANLPTDLPAIHKALQRRRRAPEPLSRTGSQEGASMEGSRPAAPAEPGTLKTSLVATPGIDKLTEKSQVSEDGTLRSLEPVPQQGSADGSPTVEEPSQARREQRRLSNASASGQWSPTSEWVLSWKSKLPLQTIMRLLQVLVPQVEKICIDKGLTDESEILRFLQHGTLVGLLPVPHPILIRKYQANSGTAMWFRTYMWGVIYLRNVDPPIWYDTDVKLFEIQRV; encoded by the exons ATGGGGTCGGCCGACTCTAAGCTGAACTTCCGAAAGGCGGTGATCCAGCTCACCACCAAGACGCAG CCCGTGGAAGCCACTGATGACGCCTTTTGGGACCAGTTCTGGGCAGACACGGCCACCTCGGTGCAGGATGTCTTTGCGCTGGTGCCCGCGGCTGAGATCCGGGCGGTTCGGGAGGAGTCACCCTCCAACCTCGCCACTCTGTGCTACAAG GCTGTGGAGAAGCTGGTGCAAGGAGCTGAAAGCGGCTGCCATTTGGAGAAAGAGAAGCAGATTGTTCTGAACTGCAGCCGACTTCTCACTCGTGTGCTGCCCTACATCTTTGAGGATCCTGACTGGAGGGGCTTCTTCTGGTCCACAGTGCCCGGGGCAGGGCGAGGAGGG CAGGGAGAGGACGATGATGAGAATGCCCGGCCCCTGGCTGAGTCCCTGCTCCTGGCCATCGCCGACCTGCTCTTCTGCCCCGATTTCACTGTCCAGAGCCACCGGAGGAGCACTGTG GACTCGGCAGAGGATGTCCACTCCCTGGACAGCTGTGAATACATCTGGGAGGCTGGCGTGGGCTTTGCCCACTCCCCCCAGCCCAACTATATCCATGACGTGAACCG GATGGAGCTGCTGAAACTGCTGCTGACGTGCTTTTCTGAGGCCATGTACCTGCCGCCAGCTCCAGACAGCGGGAGCACCAATCCATGGGTGCAGTTCTTTTGTTCCTCCGAGAACAG ACACACCCTGCCCCTCTTTACCTCCCTCCTCAACACCGTGTGTGCCTATGACCCTGTGGGCTACGGGATCCCCTACAACCACCTGCTCTTCTCCGATTACCGGGAACCCCTGGTGGAGGAGGCCGCCCAGGTGCTCATCGTCACCTTGGACCATGACAGCACCACCAGCACCAGCCCCACGGTGGACGGCACCACCACAGGCACTGCCATGGACGACGCTGAC CCTCCAGGGCCTGAGAACCTGTTTGTAAACTACCTGTCCCGCATCCATCGCGAGGAG GACTTCCAGTTCATCCTTAAGGGCATAGCCCGGCTGCTGTCCAATCCCCTGCTCCAGACCTACCTGCCCAACTCCACCAAGAAGATCCAGTTCCACCAGGAGCTGCTGGTCCTCTTCTGGAAGCTCTGTGACTTCAATAAGGTGTGCTGGCCTCAGGGGCGCTCACACCAGCAGCTCGGTCTGCCAGAG AAATTTCTCTTCTTTGTGCTGAAGAGCAGTGATGTGCTGGACATTCTGGTCCCCATCCTCTACTTCCTCAACGACGCCCGAGCAGATCAGT CTCGGGTGGGCCTGATGCACATTGGTGTTTTCATCCTGCTGCTTCTGAGCGGGGAGCGGAACTTTGGGGTGCGGCTGAACAAGCCCTACTCAGTGCGAGTGCCCATGGACATCCCGGTCTTCACTGGTACCCACGCAGACCTGCTCATTGTG GTGTTCCACAAGATCATCACCAGCGGGCACCAGCGGCTGCAGCCCCTCTTTGACTGCCTGCTCACCATCGTGGTCAATG TGTCCCCCTACCTCAAGAGCCTGTCCATGGTGGCCGCCAACAAGCTGCTGCACCTGCTGGAGGCCTTCTCCACCACCTGGTTCCTCTTCTCTGCTGCCCAGAACCACCATCTGGTCTTCTTCCTCCTGGAGGTCTTCAACAACATCATCCAGTACCAGTTTGATG GCAACTCCAACCTGGTCTACGCCATCATCAGAAAGCGCAGTGTCTTCCACCAGCTGGCCAACCTGCCCACCGACCTACCTGCCATCCACAAGGCTCTGCAGCGGCGCCGCCGGGCGCCCGAGCCCTTGTCCCGCACCGGCTCTCAGGAGGGCGCCTCCATGGAGGGCTCCCGCCCCGCTGCCCCTGCTGAGCCAGGCACCCTCAAGACCAGCCTGGTGGCCACCCCAG GCATTGACAAGCTGACAGAGAAGTCCCAGGTGTCAGAGGATGGCACCTTACGGTCCCTGGAGCCTGTGCCCCAGCAGGGCTCTGCAGACGGCAGCCCGACTGTGGAG GAGCCCAGCCAGGCGCGGAGGGAGCAGCGGCGACTGTCCAATGCATCAGCCAGTGGGCAGTGGAGCCCGACGTCAGAGTGG GTCCTCTCCTGGAAGTCGAAACTGCCGCTGCAGACCATCATGAGGCTGCTCCAGGTGCTGGTGCCCCAGGTGGAGAAGATCTGCATTGACAA GGGCCTGACAGACGAGTCGGAGATCCTGCGGTTCCTGCAGCATGGCACCCTGGTGGGGCTGCTGcctgtgccccaccccatccTCATCCGAAAGTACCAGGCCAACTCGGGCACAGCCATGTGGTTCCGCACCTACATGTGGGGTGTCATCTACCTGAG GAATGTGGACCCACCCATCTGGTACGACACAGACGTGAAGCTGTTTGAGATCCAGCGGGTGTGA
- the HID1 gene encoding protein HID1 isoform X2 has translation MGSADSKLNFRKAVIQLTTKTQPVEATDDAFWDQFWADTATSVQDVFALVPAAEIRAVREESPSNLATLCYKAVEKLVQGAESGCHLEKEKQIVLNCSRLLTRVLPYIFEDPDWRGFFWSTVPGAGRGGGEDDDENARPLAESLLLAIADLLFCPDFTVQSHRRSTVDSAEDVHSLDSCEYIWEAGVGFAHSPQPNYIHDVNRMELLKLLLTCFSEAMYLPPAPDSGSTNPWVQFFCSSENRHTLPLFTSLLNTVCAYDPVGYGIPYNHLLFSDYREPLVEEAAQVLIVTLDHDSTTSTSPTVDGTTTGTAMDDADPPGPENLFVNYLSRIHREEDFQFILKGIARLLSNPLLQTYLPNSTKKIQFHQELLVLFWKLCDFNKVCWPQGRSHQQLGLPEKFLFFVLKSSDVLDILVPILYFLNDARADQSRVGLMHIGVFILLLLSGERNFGVRLNKPYSVRVPMDIPVFTGTHADLLIVVFHKIITSGHQRLQPLFDCLLTIVVNVSPYLKSLSMVAANKLLHLLEAFSTTWFLFSAAQNHHLVFFLLEVFNNIIQYQFDGNSNLVYAIIRKRSVFHQLANLPTDLPAIHKALQRRRRAPEPLSRTGSQEGASMEGSRPAAPAEPGTLKTSLVATPGIDKLTEKSQVSEDGTLRSLEPVPQQGSADGSPTVEEPSQARREQRRLSNASASGQWSPTSEWVLSWKSKLPLQTIMRLLQVLVPQVEKICIDKGLTDESEILRFLQHGTLVGLLPVPHPILIRKYQANSGTAMWFRTYMWGVIYLRNVDPPIWYDTDVKLFEIQRV, from the exons ATGGGGTCGGCCGACTCTAAGCTGAACTTCCGAAAGGCGGTGATCCAGCTCACCACCAAGACGCAG CCCGTGGAAGCCACTGATGACGCCTTTTGGGACCAGTTCTGGGCAGACACGGCCACCTCGGTGCAGGATGTCTTTGCGCTGGTGCCCGCGGCTGAGATCCGGGCGGTTCGGGAGGAGTCACCCTCCAACCTCGCCACTCTGTGCTACAAG GCTGTGGAGAAGCTGGTGCAAGGAGCTGAAAGCGGCTGCCATTTGGAGAAAGAGAAGCAGATTGTTCTGAACTGCAGCCGACTTCTCACTCGTGTGCTGCCCTACATCTTTGAGGATCCTGACTGGAGGGGCTTCTTCTGGTCCACAGTGCCCGGGGCAGGGCGAGGAGGG GGAGAGGACGATGATGAGAATGCCCGGCCCCTGGCTGAGTCCCTGCTCCTGGCCATCGCCGACCTGCTCTTCTGCCCCGATTTCACTGTCCAGAGCCACCGGAGGAGCACTGTG GACTCGGCAGAGGATGTCCACTCCCTGGACAGCTGTGAATACATCTGGGAGGCTGGCGTGGGCTTTGCCCACTCCCCCCAGCCCAACTATATCCATGACGTGAACCG GATGGAGCTGCTGAAACTGCTGCTGACGTGCTTTTCTGAGGCCATGTACCTGCCGCCAGCTCCAGACAGCGGGAGCACCAATCCATGGGTGCAGTTCTTTTGTTCCTCCGAGAACAG ACACACCCTGCCCCTCTTTACCTCCCTCCTCAACACCGTGTGTGCCTATGACCCTGTGGGCTACGGGATCCCCTACAACCACCTGCTCTTCTCCGATTACCGGGAACCCCTGGTGGAGGAGGCCGCCCAGGTGCTCATCGTCACCTTGGACCATGACAGCACCACCAGCACCAGCCCCACGGTGGACGGCACCACCACAGGCACTGCCATGGACGACGCTGAC CCTCCAGGGCCTGAGAACCTGTTTGTAAACTACCTGTCCCGCATCCATCGCGAGGAG GACTTCCAGTTCATCCTTAAGGGCATAGCCCGGCTGCTGTCCAATCCCCTGCTCCAGACCTACCTGCCCAACTCCACCAAGAAGATCCAGTTCCACCAGGAGCTGCTGGTCCTCTTCTGGAAGCTCTGTGACTTCAATAAGGTGTGCTGGCCTCAGGGGCGCTCACACCAGCAGCTCGGTCTGCCAGAG AAATTTCTCTTCTTTGTGCTGAAGAGCAGTGATGTGCTGGACATTCTGGTCCCCATCCTCTACTTCCTCAACGACGCCCGAGCAGATCAGT CTCGGGTGGGCCTGATGCACATTGGTGTTTTCATCCTGCTGCTTCTGAGCGGGGAGCGGAACTTTGGGGTGCGGCTGAACAAGCCCTACTCAGTGCGAGTGCCCATGGACATCCCGGTCTTCACTGGTACCCACGCAGACCTGCTCATTGTG GTGTTCCACAAGATCATCACCAGCGGGCACCAGCGGCTGCAGCCCCTCTTTGACTGCCTGCTCACCATCGTGGTCAATG TGTCCCCCTACCTCAAGAGCCTGTCCATGGTGGCCGCCAACAAGCTGCTGCACCTGCTGGAGGCCTTCTCCACCACCTGGTTCCTCTTCTCTGCTGCCCAGAACCACCATCTGGTCTTCTTCCTCCTGGAGGTCTTCAACAACATCATCCAGTACCAGTTTGATG GCAACTCCAACCTGGTCTACGCCATCATCAGAAAGCGCAGTGTCTTCCACCAGCTGGCCAACCTGCCCACCGACCTACCTGCCATCCACAAGGCTCTGCAGCGGCGCCGCCGGGCGCCCGAGCCCTTGTCCCGCACCGGCTCTCAGGAGGGCGCCTCCATGGAGGGCTCCCGCCCCGCTGCCCCTGCTGAGCCAGGCACCCTCAAGACCAGCCTGGTGGCCACCCCAG GCATTGACAAGCTGACAGAGAAGTCCCAGGTGTCAGAGGATGGCACCTTACGGTCCCTGGAGCCTGTGCCCCAGCAGGGCTCTGCAGACGGCAGCCCGACTGTGGAG GAGCCCAGCCAGGCGCGGAGGGAGCAGCGGCGACTGTCCAATGCATCAGCCAGTGGGCAGTGGAGCCCGACGTCAGAGTGG GTCCTCTCCTGGAAGTCGAAACTGCCGCTGCAGACCATCATGAGGCTGCTCCAGGTGCTGGTGCCCCAGGTGGAGAAGATCTGCATTGACAA GGGCCTGACAGACGAGTCGGAGATCCTGCGGTTCCTGCAGCATGGCACCCTGGTGGGGCTGCTGcctgtgccccaccccatccTCATCCGAAAGTACCAGGCCAACTCGGGCACAGCCATGTGGTTCCGCACCTACATGTGGGGTGTCATCTACCTGAG GAATGTGGACCCACCCATCTGGTACGACACAGACGTGAAGCTGTTTGAGATCCAGCGGGTGTGA
- the HID1 gene encoding protein HID1 isoform X4, producing the protein MGSADSKLNFRKAVIQLTTKTQPVEATDDAFWDQFWADTATSVQDVFALVPAAEIRAVREESPSNLATLCYKAVEKLVQGAESGCHLEKEKQIVLNCSRLLTRVLPYIFEDPDWRGFFWSTVPGAGRGGGEDDDENARPLAESLLLAIADLLFCPDFTVQSHRRSTVDSAEDVHSLDSCEYIWEAGVGFAHSPQPNYIHDVNRMELLKLLLTCFSEAMYLPPAPDSGSTNPWVQFFCSSENRHTLPLFTSLLNTVCAYDPVGYGIPYNHLLFSDYREPLVEEAAQVLIVTLDHDSTTSTSPTVDGTTTGTAMDDADPPGPENLFVNYLSRIHREEDFQFILKGIARLLSNPLLQTYLPNSTKKIQFHQELLVLFWKLCDFNKKFLFFVLKSSDVLDILVPILYFLNDARADQSRVGLMHIGVFILLLLSGERNFGVRLNKPYSVRVPMDIPVFTGTHADLLIVVFHKIITSGHQRLQPLFDCLLTIVVNVSPYLKSLSMVAANKLLHLLEAFSTTWFLFSAAQNHHLVFFLLEVFNNIIQYQFDGNSNLVYAIIRKRSVFHQLANLPTDLPAIHKALQRRRRAPEPLSRTGSQEGASMEGSRPAAPAEPGTLKTSLVATPGIDKLTEKSQVSEDGTLRSLEPVPQQGSADGSPTVEEPSQARREQRRLSNASASGQWSPTSEWVLSWKSKLPLQTIMRLLQVLVPQVEKICIDKGLTDESEILRFLQHGTLVGLLPVPHPILIRKYQANSGTAMWFRTYMWGVIYLRNVDPPIWYDTDVKLFEIQRV; encoded by the exons ATGGGGTCGGCCGACTCTAAGCTGAACTTCCGAAAGGCGGTGATCCAGCTCACCACCAAGACGCAG CCCGTGGAAGCCACTGATGACGCCTTTTGGGACCAGTTCTGGGCAGACACGGCCACCTCGGTGCAGGATGTCTTTGCGCTGGTGCCCGCGGCTGAGATCCGGGCGGTTCGGGAGGAGTCACCCTCCAACCTCGCCACTCTGTGCTACAAG GCTGTGGAGAAGCTGGTGCAAGGAGCTGAAAGCGGCTGCCATTTGGAGAAAGAGAAGCAGATTGTTCTGAACTGCAGCCGACTTCTCACTCGTGTGCTGCCCTACATCTTTGAGGATCCTGACTGGAGGGGCTTCTTCTGGTCCACAGTGCCCGGGGCAGGGCGAGGAGGG GGAGAGGACGATGATGAGAATGCCCGGCCCCTGGCTGAGTCCCTGCTCCTGGCCATCGCCGACCTGCTCTTCTGCCCCGATTTCACTGTCCAGAGCCACCGGAGGAGCACTGTG GACTCGGCAGAGGATGTCCACTCCCTGGACAGCTGTGAATACATCTGGGAGGCTGGCGTGGGCTTTGCCCACTCCCCCCAGCCCAACTATATCCATGACGTGAACCG GATGGAGCTGCTGAAACTGCTGCTGACGTGCTTTTCTGAGGCCATGTACCTGCCGCCAGCTCCAGACAGCGGGAGCACCAATCCATGGGTGCAGTTCTTTTGTTCCTCCGAGAACAG ACACACCCTGCCCCTCTTTACCTCCCTCCTCAACACCGTGTGTGCCTATGACCCTGTGGGCTACGGGATCCCCTACAACCACCTGCTCTTCTCCGATTACCGGGAACCCCTGGTGGAGGAGGCCGCCCAGGTGCTCATCGTCACCTTGGACCATGACAGCACCACCAGCACCAGCCCCACGGTGGACGGCACCACCACAGGCACTGCCATGGACGACGCTGAC CCTCCAGGGCCTGAGAACCTGTTTGTAAACTACCTGTCCCGCATCCATCGCGAGGAG GACTTCCAGTTCATCCTTAAGGGCATAGCCCGGCTGCTGTCCAATCCCCTGCTCCAGACCTACCTGCCCAACTCCACCAAGAAGATCCAGTTCCACCAGGAGCTGCTGGTCCTCTTCTGGAAGCTCTGTGACTTCAATAAG AAATTTCTCTTCTTTGTGCTGAAGAGCAGTGATGTGCTGGACATTCTGGTCCCCATCCTCTACTTCCTCAACGACGCCCGAGCAGATCAGT CTCGGGTGGGCCTGATGCACATTGGTGTTTTCATCCTGCTGCTTCTGAGCGGGGAGCGGAACTTTGGGGTGCGGCTGAACAAGCCCTACTCAGTGCGAGTGCCCATGGACATCCCGGTCTTCACTGGTACCCACGCAGACCTGCTCATTGTG GTGTTCCACAAGATCATCACCAGCGGGCACCAGCGGCTGCAGCCCCTCTTTGACTGCCTGCTCACCATCGTGGTCAATG TGTCCCCCTACCTCAAGAGCCTGTCCATGGTGGCCGCCAACAAGCTGCTGCACCTGCTGGAGGCCTTCTCCACCACCTGGTTCCTCTTCTCTGCTGCCCAGAACCACCATCTGGTCTTCTTCCTCCTGGAGGTCTTCAACAACATCATCCAGTACCAGTTTGATG GCAACTCCAACCTGGTCTACGCCATCATCAGAAAGCGCAGTGTCTTCCACCAGCTGGCCAACCTGCCCACCGACCTACCTGCCATCCACAAGGCTCTGCAGCGGCGCCGCCGGGCGCCCGAGCCCTTGTCCCGCACCGGCTCTCAGGAGGGCGCCTCCATGGAGGGCTCCCGCCCCGCTGCCCCTGCTGAGCCAGGCACCCTCAAGACCAGCCTGGTGGCCACCCCAG GCATTGACAAGCTGACAGAGAAGTCCCAGGTGTCAGAGGATGGCACCTTACGGTCCCTGGAGCCTGTGCCCCAGCAGGGCTCTGCAGACGGCAGCCCGACTGTGGAG GAGCCCAGCCAGGCGCGGAGGGAGCAGCGGCGACTGTCCAATGCATCAGCCAGTGGGCAGTGGAGCCCGACGTCAGAGTGG GTCCTCTCCTGGAAGTCGAAACTGCCGCTGCAGACCATCATGAGGCTGCTCCAGGTGCTGGTGCCCCAGGTGGAGAAGATCTGCATTGACAA GGGCCTGACAGACGAGTCGGAGATCCTGCGGTTCCTGCAGCATGGCACCCTGGTGGGGCTGCTGcctgtgccccaccccatccTCATCCGAAAGTACCAGGCCAACTCGGGCACAGCCATGTGGTTCCGCACCTACATGTGGGGTGTCATCTACCTGAG GAATGTGGACCCACCCATCTGGTACGACACAGACGTGAAGCTGTTTGAGATCCAGCGGGTGTGA
- the HID1 gene encoding protein HID1 isoform X3, whose product MGSADSKLNFRKAVIQLTTKTQPVEATDDAFWDQFWADTATSVQDVFALVPAAEIRAVREESPSNLATLCYKAVEKLVQGAESGCHLEKEKQIVLNCSRLLTRVLPYIFEDPDWRGFFWSTVPGAGRGGQGEDDDENARPLAESLLLAIADLLFCPDFTVQSHRRSTVDSAEDVHSLDSCEYIWEAGVGFAHSPQPNYIHDVNRMELLKLLLTCFSEAMYLPPAPDSGSTNPWVQFFCSSENRHTLPLFTSLLNTVCAYDPVGYGIPYNHLLFSDYREPLVEEAAQVLIVTLDHDSTTSTSPTVDGTTTGTAMDDADPPGPENLFVNYLSRIHREEDFQFILKGIARLLSNPLLQTYLPNSTKKIQFHQELLVLFWKLCDFNKKFLFFVLKSSDVLDILVPILYFLNDARADQSRVGLMHIGVFILLLLSGERNFGVRLNKPYSVRVPMDIPVFTGTHADLLIVVFHKIITSGHQRLQPLFDCLLTIVVNVSPYLKSLSMVAANKLLHLLEAFSTTWFLFSAAQNHHLVFFLLEVFNNIIQYQFDGNSNLVYAIIRKRSVFHQLANLPTDLPAIHKALQRRRRAPEPLSRTGSQEGASMEGSRPAAPAEPGTLKTSLVATPGIDKLTEKSQVSEDGTLRSLEPVPQQGSADGSPTVEEPSQARREQRRLSNASASGQWSPTSEWVLSWKSKLPLQTIMRLLQVLVPQVEKICIDKGLTDESEILRFLQHGTLVGLLPVPHPILIRKYQANSGTAMWFRTYMWGVIYLRNVDPPIWYDTDVKLFEIQRV is encoded by the exons ATGGGGTCGGCCGACTCTAAGCTGAACTTCCGAAAGGCGGTGATCCAGCTCACCACCAAGACGCAG CCCGTGGAAGCCACTGATGACGCCTTTTGGGACCAGTTCTGGGCAGACACGGCCACCTCGGTGCAGGATGTCTTTGCGCTGGTGCCCGCGGCTGAGATCCGGGCGGTTCGGGAGGAGTCACCCTCCAACCTCGCCACTCTGTGCTACAAG GCTGTGGAGAAGCTGGTGCAAGGAGCTGAAAGCGGCTGCCATTTGGAGAAAGAGAAGCAGATTGTTCTGAACTGCAGCCGACTTCTCACTCGTGTGCTGCCCTACATCTTTGAGGATCCTGACTGGAGGGGCTTCTTCTGGTCCACAGTGCCCGGGGCAGGGCGAGGAGGG CAGGGAGAGGACGATGATGAGAATGCCCGGCCCCTGGCTGAGTCCCTGCTCCTGGCCATCGCCGACCTGCTCTTCTGCCCCGATTTCACTGTCCAGAGCCACCGGAGGAGCACTGTG GACTCGGCAGAGGATGTCCACTCCCTGGACAGCTGTGAATACATCTGGGAGGCTGGCGTGGGCTTTGCCCACTCCCCCCAGCCCAACTATATCCATGACGTGAACCG GATGGAGCTGCTGAAACTGCTGCTGACGTGCTTTTCTGAGGCCATGTACCTGCCGCCAGCTCCAGACAGCGGGAGCACCAATCCATGGGTGCAGTTCTTTTGTTCCTCCGAGAACAG ACACACCCTGCCCCTCTTTACCTCCCTCCTCAACACCGTGTGTGCCTATGACCCTGTGGGCTACGGGATCCCCTACAACCACCTGCTCTTCTCCGATTACCGGGAACCCCTGGTGGAGGAGGCCGCCCAGGTGCTCATCGTCACCTTGGACCATGACAGCACCACCAGCACCAGCCCCACGGTGGACGGCACCACCACAGGCACTGCCATGGACGACGCTGAC CCTCCAGGGCCTGAGAACCTGTTTGTAAACTACCTGTCCCGCATCCATCGCGAGGAG GACTTCCAGTTCATCCTTAAGGGCATAGCCCGGCTGCTGTCCAATCCCCTGCTCCAGACCTACCTGCCCAACTCCACCAAGAAGATCCAGTTCCACCAGGAGCTGCTGGTCCTCTTCTGGAAGCTCTGTGACTTCAATAAG AAATTTCTCTTCTTTGTGCTGAAGAGCAGTGATGTGCTGGACATTCTGGTCCCCATCCTCTACTTCCTCAACGACGCCCGAGCAGATCAGT CTCGGGTGGGCCTGATGCACATTGGTGTTTTCATCCTGCTGCTTCTGAGCGGGGAGCGGAACTTTGGGGTGCGGCTGAACAAGCCCTACTCAGTGCGAGTGCCCATGGACATCCCGGTCTTCACTGGTACCCACGCAGACCTGCTCATTGTG GTGTTCCACAAGATCATCACCAGCGGGCACCAGCGGCTGCAGCCCCTCTTTGACTGCCTGCTCACCATCGTGGTCAATG TGTCCCCCTACCTCAAGAGCCTGTCCATGGTGGCCGCCAACAAGCTGCTGCACCTGCTGGAGGCCTTCTCCACCACCTGGTTCCTCTTCTCTGCTGCCCAGAACCACCATCTGGTCTTCTTCCTCCTGGAGGTCTTCAACAACATCATCCAGTACCAGTTTGATG GCAACTCCAACCTGGTCTACGCCATCATCAGAAAGCGCAGTGTCTTCCACCAGCTGGCCAACCTGCCCACCGACCTACCTGCCATCCACAAGGCTCTGCAGCGGCGCCGCCGGGCGCCCGAGCCCTTGTCCCGCACCGGCTCTCAGGAGGGCGCCTCCATGGAGGGCTCCCGCCCCGCTGCCCCTGCTGAGCCAGGCACCCTCAAGACCAGCCTGGTGGCCACCCCAG GCATTGACAAGCTGACAGAGAAGTCCCAGGTGTCAGAGGATGGCACCTTACGGTCCCTGGAGCCTGTGCCCCAGCAGGGCTCTGCAGACGGCAGCCCGACTGTGGAG GAGCCCAGCCAGGCGCGGAGGGAGCAGCGGCGACTGTCCAATGCATCAGCCAGTGGGCAGTGGAGCCCGACGTCAGAGTGG GTCCTCTCCTGGAAGTCGAAACTGCCGCTGCAGACCATCATGAGGCTGCTCCAGGTGCTGGTGCCCCAGGTGGAGAAGATCTGCATTGACAA GGGCCTGACAGACGAGTCGGAGATCCTGCGGTTCCTGCAGCATGGCACCCTGGTGGGGCTGCTGcctgtgccccaccccatccTCATCCGAAAGTACCAGGCCAACTCGGGCACAGCCATGTGGTTCCGCACCTACATGTGGGGTGTCATCTACCTGAG GAATGTGGACCCACCCATCTGGTACGACACAGACGTGAAGCTGTTTGAGATCCAGCGGGTGTGA